Below is a window of Leifsonia sp. NPDC080035 DNA.
CGGTGCAGATCGTCGCGAAGGCGTCCGGTGAGGTCGATCGGTCTAGACACGGATGGCATACCTTTCGTGGGGCAGGTCGTGGCGGCGGGCGAGGATCGCCGCGCCGTCGATGGCGGAGCCGAGCGGCCGGCGCGGGGCGAGACCCGCCTCCCGCAGCGCGGCCTCGAGTGCGTGCAGGAAGTCGTGGTCGTCCGCGAGGCCGCCGACCACGGCGACGTCGCCGCCCGCGGGAGACACCGCGGATGCGGTCGCGGCGAGGAGTCGCGTCGCCTCGGCGACGATGTGCGCGGCGACGGGGTCGCCCTCGGCGCTGCGGCGCAGAACCGTCGGGGCGAAGGAGGCGAGCCGACGGGCGGCGTCGTCTCCGCCGACGAATCCGGGCAACGCGGCCAGGCCGCCGGCCAGGGCGGCGGCGTCCTCGGCGAGGATCGTCTGCGCGCCGCGGCCGTCGCCGGCACGCAGCGCGGCGACGAGGCCCTGCTGCCCGATCCAGCGTCCGCTGCCCTCGTCGCCCAGCCACGGGCCCCAGCCGTCCGCGCGCCGTCGGTCGCCGTCCGGGCCGACGCCGACGGCCACGGCGCCGGTGCCCGCGATGAGCACCGTCCCCGCGGCTCCGGCGAACGCGCCGAGGTGCGCGGTGAGCACATCGGAGGCCACGACGGTCCCGGCGTTCCAGCGCTCCGCCACGCGCTCGGCGAGCCGTCGTGCGGCGTCCGGGGCGGCTTCGACACCTGCGGCACCGATCCCGATGGCCGTCGCGGATGCGCCGTCACGCGCGTCGGTGGCGAGCAGGGACGCGATGGCCGCGAACGCGGCGTCGGCGCGCAGGTCGGACGCGAGGCCCGGTGCGCCGGGGCCCGAGCGGGTCGGTGCGGCGCCCGGCTCGCCGACGCGCACGCGGCACGTCGTCTTGCCGAGGTCGACGGCGACGGTGCGCGGTCCGGGCTCAGGGGTCACTGGATCCTCCGTGTTCAGGATGAAGACAAGTTACATCACGCAGACAATGTAAGTAAATGATTGACAGAAATCGGCGCGTCCCAGTAGCGTGACACGACGACGCCGCAGGAAGGAGGTCGCGTGGCACTGAGCGACAACGTCACTAGTGTTCTGAGCGTGAGTATTCAGACCAGCATCCAGTCTCACGTCGACTCGTTCCCGCCCACGATGCGCCGGGTCGCCGACGTCATCCTGGAGCGGCCGCAGATCGTGATGGAGAACACCATCAGCGAGCTCGCGCGAGCGTGCGACACCTCGGAGGCGTCGATCGTGCGCTTCTGCCGAGCGCTCGGCTTCACCGGCTACCCGCAGCTCAAGCTGCAGCTCGCGGCGGAGCTGGCCAAGGAGTCCGCCGAGTTCGGCGGCAGCGGCGACAGCGTCTACGGGGCCGACATCAGCCCCTCCGACACGCTGGGCGAGATGGTCGCCAAAATCGCGGGCAGCGAGATCCTCGGCATCCGGGAGACAGCGGACAGCCTCAACATGGAGGTGCTCCAGCGGGTGATCCGCAAGCTGGAGCGGGCCAAGCGGGTGCTGCTGTTCGGTGTCGGGGCCAGCAACGCGGGCGCCCAGGACCTCGCGCACAAACTGCTGCGCATCGGCCACATCGCGCTCGCCTTCCACGACGCGCACGATGCCCTCGTCTCGGCCGCGCTGGTCGAGCCGGGCGACGTCGCCATCGGGTTCTCGCACAACGGCCGTACACGGGAGACGCTCGCATTCCTGAGCGCCGCCGCACGCAACGGCGCGTACACCGCCGCGATCACCAATGTCCCGGACTCGCCGCTCGCCGAGCTGGCGGACGGCGTCCTGCGCACCGCGGTGCGGGAGACGACGTTCCGCTCGGGCGCCATGGCCAGCAGGATCGCGCAGCTCACCATCGTCGACTACCTCTTCGTCGGCGTTGCCCGCGGCCGCTACGACCGCACCGTCCAGGCGCTCAAGAGCACGTACGAGATCGTCAAGGAACTCCGCGACGACAGCTGAGCGCTGCCCTGCCCTGTGCCGTCCGCGCGGGTCCGGCGGCGCGCGACCCAAGGAGGAGCATGACCCGCACCAGGACGGGCGCCGAGCGCGCCGTCGATGACATCCGCCTGCTCGGCGACGGGCCGATCGGCCTGCTGACCAACTTCACCGGGACACTGCCTGATCTCGGCAGAACGTCGGAGGCGCTGGTCGCTGCGGGCGCGCCGGTCACGGTGCTGTTCGGTCCGGAGCACGGGCTGAACGGCTCGGTGCAGGCCGGCGAGACCGAGGCCGAGACGCACGACGCGCGCACCGATCTGCCGATCGTGGAGACCTACCTGAGGTCCGGCGACGCGCTGGATCGCGTGTTCGCCGAGTCCGGCGTCTCCGCGGTCGTGTTCGACATGCAGGACCTGGGTGTGCGCTACTACACGTACATCTGGAGCATGTTCGACGCCATGGAGAGCGCGGCCAGGGTGGGCGTACGGTTCGTCGTGCTCGACCGCCCCGACCCGCTCGGCGGCGCGGTCCTGGAGGGGCCGGGCCTCGACACGGCGTCGTTCTCGAGCTTCGTCGGCCGCAGCGACATCCGCCAGCGCCACGGTCTGACCGCCGGTGAGCTGGCGCGCCTCTTCGCGACGAGGGACCTCGCCGCGCGCGGTCTGAGCGTCGAGCTCGAGGTCGTGAGGATGGAGGGCTGGGAGCCGGCGGCCGACATCGACGCGACCGGGCTTCCCTGGGTGCCGCCGTCGCCGAACATGCCGACGCTGGACACGGCGTTCGCGTTCTGCGGCACCGGCCTGTTCGAGGGCACCACCGTGAGCGAGGGCAGGGGGACGACGCGGCCTTTCGAG
It encodes the following:
- a CDS encoding DUF1343 domain-containing protein, with translation MTRTRTGAERAVDDIRLLGDGPIGLLTNFTGTLPDLGRTSEALVAAGAPVTVLFGPEHGLNGSVQAGETEAETHDARTDLPIVETYLRSGDALDRVFAESGVSAVVFDMQDLGVRYYTYIWSMFDAMESAARVGVRFVVLDRPDPLGGAVLEGPGLDTASFSSFVGRSDIRQRHGLTAGELARLFATRDLAARGLSVELEVVRMEGWEPAADIDATGLPWVPPSPNMPTLDTAFAFCGTGLFEGTTVSEGRGTTRPFETLGAPYIDGRLAARMRERELPGVLFREVWFAPTFHKYAGTTVRGIQLHVTDRRAFRPVATGLAVMDAIAELYPDDFRFLPPGERLDGPDRRHAIDLLWGSDELRRTVEAGRPASELVGAPSAVADVYGDDVLLYPRVSAV
- a CDS encoding BadF/BadG/BcrA/BcrD ATPase family protein, translated to MTPEPGPRTVAVDLGKTTCRVRVGEPGAAPTRSGPGAPGLASDLRADAAFAAIASLLATDARDGASATAIGIGAAGVEAAPDAARRLAERVAERWNAGTVVASDVLTAHLGAFAGAAGTVLIAGTGAVAVGVGPDGDRRRADGWGPWLGDEGSGRWIGQQGLVAALRAGDGRGAQTILAEDAAALAGGLAALPGFVGGDDAARRLASFAPTVLRRSAEGDPVAAHIVAEATRLLAATASAVSPAGGDVAVVGGLADDHDFLHALEAALREAGLAPRRPLGSAIDGAAILARRHDLPHERYAIRV
- a CDS encoding MurR/RpiR family transcriptional regulator; protein product: MSIQTSIQSHVDSFPPTMRRVADVILERPQIVMENTISELARACDTSEASIVRFCRALGFTGYPQLKLQLAAELAKESAEFGGSGDSVYGADISPSDTLGEMVAKIAGSEILGIRETADSLNMEVLQRVIRKLERAKRVLLFGVGASNAGAQDLAHKLLRIGHIALAFHDAHDALVSAALVEPGDVAIGFSHNGRTRETLAFLSAAARNGAYTAAITNVPDSPLAELADGVLRTAVRETTFRSGAMASRIAQLTIVDYLFVGVARGRYDRTVQALKSTYEIVKELRDDS